One Peromyscus leucopus breed LL Stock chromosome 14, UCI_PerLeu_2.1, whole genome shotgun sequence genomic window carries:
- the Rpl10l gene encoding 60S ribosomal protein L10-like has translation MGRRPARCYRYCKNKPYPKSRFCRGVPDAKIRIFDLGRKKAKVDEFPLCGHMVSDEYEQLSSEALEAARICANKYMVKSCGKDGFHIRVRLHPFHVIRINKMLSCAGADRLQTGMRGAFGKPQGTVARVHIGQVIMSIRTKLQNKEHVIEALRRAKFKFPGRQKIHISKKWGFTKFNADEFEDKVAAKRLIPDGCGVKYIPERGPLDKWRALHS, from the coding sequence ATGGGCCGCCGCCCCGCTCGCTGCTACCGGTACTGTAAGAACAAGCCGTATCCCAAGTCCCGCTTCTGCCGGGGGGTGCCCGACGCCAAGATCCGCATCTTCGACCTGGGTCGGAAGAAGGCGAAGGTGGACGAGTTCCCGCTCTGTGGCCACATGGTGTCGGACGAGTACGAGCAGCTGTCGTCGGAAGCCCTGGAGGCCGCGCGCATCTGCGCCAACAAGTACATGGTCAAGAGCTGTGGCAAGGACGGCTTCCACATCCGCGTGCGGCTGCACCCCTTCCACGTCATCCGCATCAACAAGATGCTGTCCTGCGCCGGCGCCGACAGGCTCCAGACCGGCATGCGAGGCGCCTTCGGGAAGCCGCAGGGCACCGTGGCCCGGGTCCACATCGGCCAGGTCATCATGTCCATCCGCACCAAGCTGCAGAACAAGGAGCACGTGATCGAGGCCCTGCGCAGGGCCAAGTTCAAGTTCCCGGGCCGCCAGAAAATTCACATCTCCAAGAAGTGGGGCTTCACCAAGTTCAACGCCGATGAGTTTGAAGACAAGGTGGCGGCGAAGCGCCTCATCCCCGATGGCTGCGGAGTCAAGTACATCCCCGAACGGGGTCCCCTGGACAAGTGGCGGGCCCTGCATTCCTGA